The proteins below are encoded in one region of Bdellovibrio bacteriovorus:
- a CDS encoding tail fiber domain-containing protein has product MNRLSLSVLVMLLFVGSCVNAQNKGISFQGVFQDPNGDFPTASGLTVRLQILDPVADCVLREEVHSAVDVTNGYMNLVIGSSSASVPAASNPSPLPSFQKVMDNSAPLNGFNCSYVPQAHHERKIRIITNMPRLAGGFDAVTADFNMRAVAFAMNSEMLNGKKEEDFLQVNPAQGVTQTHLEQLLSRYSQLDAILNGNYSGNAATATTALTANSATTATSATTAATAATANALRGFNVATTTPTAGQVLTWDAGSSSWEPSTSTGLVSSVAGRTGDVTLSTSDVSGLDTFVDGRVTLQKGVASGLAPLNSSSKVSTSFLGTGTADASTYLRGDGTWSTISSSDATKLPLAGGTMTGDITMASGADLMVGGNSLQNVGYLTMNPSRSLHLSNNATDPAGLTLSDAGKMWYDSSNNVIKFWDGGAVRTLGVAGSGLSTSTSFAGDVSGTYNNLVLATVPISKGGTGQTTKTNSFNALSPLTTKGDLVIHNGTNSVRLPAGSNMTYLRANSAAAEGVEWTSSISASEISSLASTGIVQRNGAGNYSTVTVNAPLSYTGGILGVTTGTSSTTVAAGNDSRIVGALQKSGDTMTGTLNALDVNIANTRYLKLPESSDGTVAGQLWYNAGDIKYFDGTSAKTLKVAGTTPVDQGGTGVTSLNSGSLLLGNGINPVTALNPVAGNIVYATGTTTWLSGSPDTANLVTKSLNQTITGLKTFTSFMNTKDIRYFDLDSSHYVGLKAPNTVLNSFTLSLPATAGSSGQALTHDGAGGLTWSNLPASSGPAGGTGRIQYNNGGSFGGTNLYTDGFRISLNSSEMKDYFYLEVPHGIQYNSSGAGVIPQYENSFFRVNNTAPSDNRAALHTFGVTNTATTSQNAYFGAVSTPTGHSPAIVIGQQTGSSSYEERFRVDASGNVGIGTVNPAYKLVVNGDINLLGGASALRFAGTGVCTSTGCTSSSDQRLKEKIEPLSDSLSKLLQIQGVQYEYIDKEKFGSRRHIGVLAQDVEKVFPETVVTDEKSGLKSVAYDHLVAPIIEAIKSLYVEQEVQRKELTLLQKQNIDLKTENSAIKLYLCQKDPEAPFCN; this is encoded by the coding sequence ATGAATAGATTGAGCTTGTCCGTACTTGTTATGCTTTTGTTTGTTGGCTCGTGCGTGAATGCACAAAATAAAGGAATTAGTTTTCAGGGTGTTTTTCAAGACCCCAACGGCGATTTTCCAACGGCTTCGGGGCTGACGGTACGCTTGCAAATTTTAGATCCCGTCGCAGACTGTGTTCTAAGAGAAGAGGTGCACTCGGCGGTGGACGTTACAAATGGGTACATGAATCTTGTCATTGGCTCTAGCAGCGCCTCGGTTCCTGCGGCAAGCAATCCATCGCCCCTTCCCAGTTTTCAAAAAGTCATGGATAATTCAGCGCCGTTGAACGGTTTTAATTGCAGCTACGTGCCTCAAGCTCATCATGAACGCAAAATTCGAATCATTACCAATATGCCTCGTTTAGCGGGAGGCTTTGACGCCGTGACCGCTGATTTTAATATGCGCGCGGTCGCGTTCGCGATGAATTCTGAGATGCTGAATGGAAAGAAAGAAGAAGATTTTCTGCAAGTGAACCCGGCTCAGGGAGTGACTCAAACTCATCTTGAGCAACTATTGAGCCGGTATTCTCAATTAGATGCTATTTTGAATGGAAACTACAGTGGTAATGCCGCCACGGCGACAACGGCGTTGACGGCAAATTCCGCAACCACCGCCACTTCTGCGACCACTGCCGCGACGGCCGCTACAGCCAATGCCCTCAGAGGATTCAATGTAGCCACGACAACGCCAACGGCTGGGCAAGTCTTAACTTGGGATGCAGGTTCCTCTTCGTGGGAACCTTCTACCTCCACAGGACTGGTGTCCTCTGTCGCCGGCAGAACCGGAGATGTGACTTTATCAACTAGTGATGTCTCTGGACTGGATACTTTTGTGGATGGCCGGGTGACTTTGCAAAAAGGAGTGGCTAGCGGACTTGCACCTTTGAATTCTTCAAGCAAAGTTTCGACTTCATTTTTAGGAACGGGTACCGCGGACGCTTCGACATATTTGCGAGGCGATGGAACATGGTCGACGATCTCTTCTTCCGATGCGACGAAACTTCCGCTAGCGGGCGGGACCATGACGGGTGATATCACGATGGCCTCTGGCGCGGATTTAATGGTGGGAGGAAATTCCCTTCAGAATGTCGGATATCTGACAATGAACCCTTCAAGGTCTCTGCATCTTTCAAACAACGCAACAGATCCTGCGGGCCTGACTTTAAGTGATGCGGGGAAGATGTGGTATGACTCTTCGAACAACGTGATTAAATTTTGGGACGGGGGTGCGGTTCGGACTTTAGGTGTCGCGGGCAGTGGTCTTAGTACATCCACTTCCTTTGCCGGCGATGTTTCCGGGACTTATAACAACTTAGTCCTAGCAACGGTGCCGATATCTAAGGGTGGAACGGGACAGACGACCAAAACAAATTCCTTCAATGCTCTGAGCCCGCTGACGACAAAAGGAGATTTAGTTATTCACAACGGAACGAACAGTGTTCGACTTCCCGCGGGCTCTAATATGACTTATTTGCGCGCAAATAGTGCCGCCGCAGAGGGGGTTGAGTGGACAAGCTCAATCTCTGCTTCGGAAATATCTTCTCTTGCTAGTACAGGCATCGTGCAAAGAAACGGGGCAGGGAACTACAGTACGGTGACAGTCAATGCACCTTTAAGTTATACAGGCGGCATTTTAGGTGTCACGACGGGAACAAGTTCAACCACGGTGGCTGCCGGAAATGATTCCCGCATCGTAGGAGCTCTTCAAAAATCAGGCGACACTATGACTGGAACTTTAAACGCGCTAGATGTTAACATCGCCAATACCAGATATCTGAAGCTTCCGGAGAGCAGCGATGGGACAGTTGCTGGTCAGCTGTGGTACAATGCGGGTGATATAAAATATTTCGACGGCACGTCGGCAAAAACTTTGAAAGTTGCAGGAACCACCCCTGTAGATCAGGGAGGCACTGGAGTCACATCTTTAAACTCAGGAAGTCTGCTGTTAGGAAATGGGATCAACCCCGTAACAGCGTTAAATCCTGTGGCGGGGAATATTGTCTACGCGACGGGGACGACGACATGGCTCAGTGGTTCGCCAGATACAGCCAACCTTGTTACTAAGTCCTTAAATCAAACAATAACGGGTCTAAAAACTTTTACGTCCTTTATGAATACTAAGGATATTCGTTACTTTGATTTGGATTCAAGTCACTACGTCGGACTGAAGGCTCCCAACACTGTCTTAAACAGTTTCACACTTTCTTTGCCGGCCACAGCGGGCTCTTCAGGGCAGGCTCTCACCCATGATGGTGCTGGCGGGCTGACATGGAGCAACCTCCCTGCTTCGTCAGGACCTGCTGGAGGCACAGGTCGCATTCAATACAACAACGGCGGCAGCTTTGGAGGTACGAATCTGTACACAGATGGATTTAGGATTTCTTTGAACTCGTCAGAAATGAAAGATTATTTTTACCTCGAGGTGCCGCACGGAATCCAATATAATTCATCTGGCGCTGGCGTTATTCCCCAATATGAAAATAGCTTCTTTCGAGTCAATAACACAGCTCCTTCTGACAATCGGGCGGCGCTTCATACTTTTGGTGTTACCAATACAGCAACAACGTCACAAAATGCTTATTTCGGAGCGGTGTCGACACCAACCGGGCACTCGCCAGCCATCGTTATAGGACAACAAACTGGCAGCTCATCCTATGAAGAACGTTTTCGTGTTGATGCTTCCGGCAATGTGGGGATTGGCACGGTGAATCCCGCGTATAAGCTTGTAGTAAACGGAGATATAAACTTGCTGGGAGGAGCTTCAGCACTGCGATTTGCGGGAACAGGTGTTTGCACCAGTACGGGATGCACCAGCTCATCCGATCAAAGATTAAAAGAAAAGATTGAACCTTTATCTGATTCTCTATCCAAGTTACTGCAAATTCAGGGCGTACAATATGAATACATCGACAAAGAGAAATTCGGAAGCCGCCGTCATATCGGGGTCCTGGCACAAGACGTGGAAAAGGTTTTCCCCGAGACGGTCGTTACTGATGAAAAAAGTGGTTTAAAGTCTGTGGCGTACGATCATCTTGTCGCGCCTATCATCGAAGCGATTAAATCTTTATACGTTGAACAGGAAGTTCAAAGAAAAGAACTAACCTTGCTGCAAAAGCAAAATATCGATTTGAAAACGGAGAACTCGGCCATCAAGTTGTATTTATGTCAGAAAGATCCCGAGGCTCCATTTTGTAATTAA
- a CDS encoding DUF4423 domain-containing protein, whose protein sequence is MNQKQLYPEVASFLKMKIEELRSQRKRPLSLRALSVKCGIPSGRFTDLLHGRRPLSEFYAEKLCVGLKLNPPEQQKLNSLVTTASRKETRRTLNENELAVMSGWENFAILSLLKTKDIFVKPEQIAERLGITVERTQQCLEVLKSLNMISDHAGFFERTASHLTTTFGIPSEAIKNAHEAVLMKSSQVLRATTPEQRYYSSITFPFDMNNLGEAKKMIDEFRKKFSRRMELGKRKEVFNLSIQFFPYTELKGPSHE, encoded by the coding sequence ATGAACCAAAAGCAGCTTTATCCTGAAGTGGCCTCTTTTCTAAAAATGAAAATCGAAGAGCTTCGCAGTCAGCGCAAGCGACCGCTCAGTCTTCGTGCTTTGAGCGTAAAGTGCGGCATTCCATCGGGAAGATTCACGGATCTTTTGCATGGCCGTCGTCCTTTAAGTGAATTCTATGCAGAGAAGCTTTGCGTAGGATTAAAACTCAATCCTCCTGAACAACAAAAACTTAATTCCTTAGTGACGACGGCGTCCCGTAAAGAAACTCGTCGTACCTTGAACGAAAATGAATTAGCGGTCATGTCGGGGTGGGAGAATTTCGCTATTTTAAGTCTGCTAAAAACGAAAGACATCTTTGTAAAACCAGAACAGATTGCCGAACGATTGGGAATCACGGTCGAGCGCACTCAGCAATGTCTGGAAGTTCTAAAAAGTTTGAATATGATTTCGGATCATGCGGGGTTCTTTGAAAGAACAGCGTCGCATCTGACGACGACGTTTGGTATTCCAAGTGAAGCTATTAAAAATGCCCATGAAGCGGTGTTGATGAAGTCTTCGCAAGTTCTTCGCGCGACCACGCCAGAACAGCGATATTACTCTTCCATCACTTTTCCTTTCGATATGAATAATTTGGGTGAGGCGAAAAAGATGATTGATGAATTTAGAAAAAAATTTTCGCGTCGAATGGAATTAGGAAAACGAAAAGAAGTCTTTAATTTAAGTATTCAATTCTTCCCTTACACGGAATTAAAAGGACCTTCTCATGAATAA
- a CDS encoding pyruvate, water dikinase regulatory protein, which yields MTDADNKTYTIYILSDSTGETAATMIRAALVQYSTKDINIIRCKNVRTETQAEAVIEECFERRGMLAYTVASQQLRNKIREIASGKGIPYFDLLGPLLGTLDTFFGEHSESHVGALRAVDERYFKRIEAIEYTVKHDDGKTFAELDKADIVLVGISRTSKTPLSIFLSHKGWKVANVPMVLDTPLPEELFKIDQRRIVGLIIDMESLQRIRKSRLEKFGQDPGGEYASMSHIAKEIEYAEKIFKQNRRWPVFNVTERALEENASEIVRIIAARLGLPDSVIF from the coding sequence ATGACCGACGCCGATAATAAAACCTACACCATCTACATTCTTTCCGATTCGACGGGCGAAACCGCGGCCACGATGATTCGCGCGGCTTTGGTGCAATATTCTACGAAAGACATCAACATCATTCGTTGTAAAAACGTGCGCACAGAAACTCAAGCCGAAGCCGTGATCGAAGAGTGCTTCGAACGCCGTGGAATGCTTGCTTATACTGTGGCCAGCCAACAGCTTAGAAATAAAATCCGCGAAATCGCATCTGGGAAAGGAATACCTTACTTCGATCTTTTAGGACCACTATTAGGAACTTTGGATACTTTCTTCGGTGAACATTCGGAATCACACGTCGGCGCTTTACGAGCCGTGGATGAACGCTACTTTAAGCGCATCGAAGCTATCGAATACACGGTAAAACATGATGACGGTAAAACTTTTGCTGAACTGGACAAAGCCGATATCGTTCTTGTCGGGATCTCTCGCACCAGCAAAACGCCTTTGTCGATCTTTCTAAGTCACAAAGGTTGGAAGGTGGCCAATGTTCCGATGGTATTAGATACACCTTTGCCCGAAGAGCTTTTTAAAATCGATCAACGCCGCATCGTGGGTTTGATCATTGATATGGAATCACTGCAAAGAATCCGCAAAAGTCGTTTGGAAAAATTCGGTCAAGATCCCGGAGGCGAATACGCTTCGATGTCCCACATCGCTAAAGAGATCGAATACGCCGAAAAGATCTTTAAACAAAACCGCCGCTGGCCCGTCTTCAATGTGACGGAGCGAGCGCTGGAAGAAAATGCCTCCGAGATCGTTCGCATTATCGCCGCCCGCCTGGGCCTTCCTGACAGTGTGATCTTTTAA